A single Triticum dicoccoides isolate Atlit2015 ecotype Zavitan chromosome 2A, WEW_v2.0, whole genome shotgun sequence DNA region contains:
- the LOC119359774 gene encoding uncharacterized protein LOC119359774, translating to MKERYEAELSKRDAQTADLQENVKSQQAEASKAKEELTNALAAMEKLKETFNKERADWETEKAGLIKKAEDADAALKPVVEELPGLKRQIGAMTSAVFGTRIAHLGSDMRMKLKVAYTLMEQLYSGSQRAICTTTYNKPAPSLIKETLEKLAMLPVQITELKRSAARSGALTALIRVKAWIPDLEPTDIIKGYPGVKEDGSDFNNDDRRRLIKEMRPIASKLAEDTDLSHFQLVYNAEGKRQPAVIHDVEELVPPIHKHTYAPDIDPSSLVHEEVVLQALTGIDWSTVDFQRLGRDEEDVTAQDDPQSSSRPDEAS from the exons ATGAaagaacgctatgag GCCGAGCTGAGTAAAAGGGATGCTCAAactgctgatcttcaagagaacgtAAAGTCTCAACAAGCAGAAgcttccaaagccaaagaggagctgaccaatgccctggcagctatggagaagttgaaaGAGACTTTCAACAAGGAGCGTGCTGACTGGGAAACAGAAAAAGCCGGTTTGATAAAAAAGGCCGAGGACGCAGATGCAGCCCTGAAACCGGTAGTGGAAGAACTGCCTGGCTTAAAGCGGCAGATTGGCGCCATGACATCCGCTGTATTTG ggacccgcattgctcatctgggctctgacatgcggatgaagcttaaagtggCGTACACCTTGATGGAACAGCTATATTCTGGATCCCAACGTGCTATTTGCACTACAACATATAACAAGCCGGCGCCATCGTTGATAAAGGAAacacttgagaagctggccatgctacctgtccagatcaccgaattgaagagatcagccgcaagatcaggagcgttgaccgcgctaatccgggtgaaggcatggattccggatcttgaaccGACAGATATCATCAAAGGATATCCTGGCGTGAAAGAGGACGGTTCAGACTTCAATAACGACGATCGGCGAAGGCTAATAAAGGAGATGCGACCAATAGCAAGCAAACTGGCGGAAGACACAGATTTATCTCACTTCCAACTGGTTTACAATGCTGAAGGAAAGAGACAGCCTGCCGTGATCCATGatgttgaagaacttgtgcctccaatccataagcatacttacgctcctgacattgacccctcCAGCCTTGTCCATGAAGAGGTCGTActtcaagctttaaccggaatcgattggtcaacggttgatttccagcgtctggggagggatgaagaggatGTGACTGcacaagatgaccctcaatcgtcaagccgtCCCGATGAAGCATCTTAG